Proteins encoded within one genomic window of Orcinus orca chromosome 21, mOrcOrc1.1, whole genome shotgun sequence:
- the LOC101274981 gene encoding MICOS complex subunit MIC27-like has protein sequence MAAVRMGKETTMPAGLICASVRVRVAKEEESKEQLVKPKQLPIYTAPPLQSKYVEEQPGDLQMGFASIRSTTGHYIGWCKGVYAFVKNGIMDTVQFGKDAYVYLKNPLRDFLPKIGVITVSGLAAFISARKGSRFKRLAYPLGLATLGATVLYPVQSVMIAKVTGKKACAISQQICEAVQSLWTKNNKKESFPEPKEKTKLGSSDEIEVPAKTTHSLCALPTELSSETDQTRIHLRCYTVYA, from the coding sequence ATGGCGGCTGTTAGGATGGGAAAGGAGACAACCATGCCAGCAGGTCTGATATGTGCATCTGTAAGAGTGCGTGTGGCCAAAGAAGAGGAGTCCAAGGAGCAGCTAGTGAAACCAAAGCAGCTCCCCATATATACTGCGCCACCTCTCCAGTCTAAATATGTTGAAGAACAGCCCGGTGACTTACAAATGGGCTTTGCATCCATCCGCAGCACAACTGGTCATTATATTGGCTGGTGCAAGGGTGTTTATGCCTTTGTGAAAAATGGGATAATGGATACAGTACAATTTGGAAAAGATGCATATGTCTATTTGAAGAATCCACTTCGAGACTTTCTTCCGAAAATTGGAGTGATTACAGTTTCAGGATTGGCAGCCTTCATTTCAGCGAGAAAAGGTTCTAGGTTTAAGAGACTTGCTTATCCACTGGGACTGGCCACTTTAGGAGCAACTGTTCTCTACCCTGTTCAATCAGTAATGATTGCAAAGGTAACTGGGAAAAAGGCATGTGCTATAAGCCAGCAAATTTGTGAAGCAGTTCAATCATTGtggacaaaaaacaacaaaaaggagTCATTTCctgaaccaaaagaaaaaactaagctAGGAAGCTCTGATGAAATAGAAGTACCTGCAAAAACAACTCACAGCCTTTGTGCCTTGCCAACAGAACTCAGCTCTGAAACAGACCAAACCAGAATCCACCTCAGGTGCTACACAGTTTATGCCTGA